In a genomic window of Streptomyces katrae:
- a CDS encoding nitronate monooxygenase, translating to MSSAPNGLHPYPIVQAPMAGGVSGPPLVAAVCEAGGLGFLAGGYKTADGMYQEIKQTRGLTRRPFGVNLFLPQSGQVDPAAVEAYRGQLAGEASWYEVSLAEEDIIGTSDDGYDAKLAILLEDPVRVVSFTFGCPDPAALARLRAAGTYTIVTVTSAEEARAAQAAGADAVCVQGVEAGGHQGTHRDDPQTDGTAGVGLLALVTQVREAVALPIIAAGGVMRGAQIAALLAAGAEAAQLGTAFLACRESGAHPLHKKALTDPMFPHTELTRAFSGRPGRGLVNRFVREHGPYAPAAYPQIHHMTSGLRKAAAAAGDPQGMALWAGQGHRLARALPAGELVEVLAAELAEAQSALKVLQMRRAS from the coding sequence GTATCCGATCGTGCAGGCTCCCATGGCGGGCGGCGTCTCCGGCCCGCCCCTCGTCGCCGCCGTGTGCGAAGCGGGCGGGCTCGGCTTCCTGGCCGGCGGCTACAAGACCGCCGACGGCATGTACCAGGAGATCAAGCAGACGCGCGGACTCACCCGGCGCCCCTTCGGCGTGAACCTCTTCCTCCCGCAGTCCGGCCAGGTCGACCCGGCCGCCGTCGAGGCCTACCGCGGGCAGCTGGCCGGAGAGGCGAGCTGGTACGAGGTCTCCCTCGCGGAGGAGGACATCATCGGCACCAGCGACGACGGCTACGACGCCAAGCTCGCCATCCTGCTGGAGGACCCGGTACGGGTCGTCTCCTTCACCTTCGGCTGTCCCGACCCCGCCGCCCTGGCGCGCCTGCGGGCGGCCGGCACGTACACGATCGTCACCGTGACCTCGGCCGAGGAGGCCCGCGCCGCCCAGGCTGCCGGCGCCGACGCCGTCTGCGTCCAGGGCGTCGAGGCCGGCGGCCACCAGGGCACCCACCGCGACGACCCGCAGACCGACGGCACGGCCGGCGTCGGCCTGCTCGCCCTGGTCACCCAGGTCCGGGAGGCCGTGGCCCTGCCGATCATCGCGGCGGGCGGGGTGATGCGCGGCGCGCAGATCGCCGCGCTGCTAGCGGCGGGCGCGGAGGCCGCGCAGCTGGGCACGGCCTTCCTGGCCTGCCGGGAGTCGGGCGCCCACCCGCTGCACAAGAAGGCCCTGACCGACCCGATGTTCCCGCACACCGAGCTGACCCGGGCCTTCTCGGGCCGGCCCGGGCGGGGCCTGGTGAACCGGTTCGTGCGCGAGCACGGCCCGTACGCCCCGGCCGCCTACCCCCAGATCCACCACATGACCTCGGGGCTGCGCAAGGCGGCCGCCGCGGCCGGGGACCCGCAGGGCATGGCGCTGTGGGCGGGGCAGGGGCACCGGCTGGCCCGGGCGCTGCCGGCCGGGGAGCTGGTGGAGGTGCTGGCGGCAGAACTGGCCGAGGCACAGAGCGCGTTGAAGGTGTTGCAGATGAGGAGAGCGTCATGA
- a CDS encoding histidine triad nucleotide-binding protein, producing MAGEPQADCLFCKIVEGKIPATVVRETETTVAFRDINPQAPTHVLVIPKVHYPDAASLAAAEPTVIADILREAGEIAAEEKIADHGYRVVFNTGAGAGQTVFHAHLHVLGGRGLQWPPG from the coding sequence ATGGCCGGGGAACCGCAGGCGGACTGCCTGTTCTGCAAGATCGTCGAGGGGAAGATCCCCGCGACGGTGGTCCGGGAGACCGAAACCACCGTGGCCTTCCGGGACATCAACCCGCAGGCGCCGACCCACGTGCTCGTCATCCCGAAGGTGCACTACCCCGACGCCGCCTCCCTCGCCGCCGCCGAGCCGACCGTGATCGCCGACATACTGCGTGAGGCCGGGGAGATCGCCGCCGAGGAGAAGATCGCCGACCACGGCTACCGGGTCGTGTTCAACACCGGCGCCGGTGCGGGCCAGACCGTCTTCCACGCCCACCTGCACGTCCTGGGAGGCCGCGGCCTCCAGTGGCCCCCCGGGTAG
- a CDS encoding ribonuclease Z, translating to MSVREFVVLGTASQVPTRHRNHNGYLLRWDGEGILFDPGEGTQRQMLRAGVAAHDINRICVTHFHGDHSLGLAGVIQRINLDQVPHPVTAHYPASGQKFFDRLRYATAYRETVRLREEPVARDGVLAQGPSYVLEARRLSHPVESFGYRLTEPDGRRMRPELLARHGIKGPDVGRIQREGRLGEVTLEEVSEHRAGQRFAFVMDTRLCAGVSELAQGCDMLVIESTFLGADAALAEDHGHLTAGQAAGVARDAGVRHLVLTHFSQRYSDPSEFEREAREAGFEGELTIAADLARVALPKR from the coding sequence GTGTCCGTACGCGAGTTCGTGGTCCTCGGCACCGCCAGCCAGGTACCCACCCGGCACCGCAACCACAACGGCTACCTGCTGCGCTGGGACGGCGAGGGCATCCTCTTCGACCCGGGCGAGGGCACGCAGCGGCAGATGCTGCGGGCCGGGGTCGCGGCCCACGACATCAACCGGATCTGCGTCACCCACTTCCACGGTGACCACAGCCTCGGCCTGGCCGGGGTGATCCAGCGGATCAACCTCGACCAGGTCCCGCACCCCGTGACCGCGCACTACCCGGCCTCCGGGCAGAAGTTCTTCGACCGGCTGCGGTACGCGACCGCCTACCGGGAGACGGTACGGCTGCGGGAGGAGCCGGTGGCGCGGGACGGGGTGCTCGCGCAGGGCCCCTCGTACGTCCTGGAGGCCCGGCGCCTGTCGCACCCGGTGGAGTCCTTCGGCTACCGGCTGACCGAGCCGGACGGGCGCCGGATGCGGCCGGAGCTGCTCGCGCGGCACGGGATCAAGGGCCCGGACGTCGGGCGGATCCAGCGCGAGGGGCGGCTGGGGGAGGTCACCCTGGAGGAGGTCAGCGAGCACCGGGCGGGGCAGCGGTTCGCCTTCGTCATGGACACCCGGCTGTGCGCGGGGGTGAGCGAACTGGCGCAGGGCTGCGACATGCTGGTCATCGAGTCGACGTTCCTCGGCGCGGACGCGGCGCTGGCGGAGGACCACGGCCACCTCACGGCCGGGCAGGCGGCGGGCGTGGCGCGGGACGCCGGGGTCCGGCACCTGGTGCTGACGCACTTCTCGCAGCGGTACTCCGATCCCTCGGAGTTCGAACGGGAGGCGCGGGAGGCCGGGTTCGAGGGGGAGCTGACCATCGCGGCCGACCTGGCCCGGGTCGCCCTGCCGAAGCGCTAG
- a CDS encoding 16S rRNA (uracil(1498)-N(3))-methyltransferase, with translation MTAPVFVVEEVPAGPEFVLDGPEGRHAVSVKRLAPGEDVVLTDGRGRWAEGVVKAAEGKDRLVVMDLHEIREEPEPAVRITVVQALPKGDRGEVAVETMTETGVDAIVPWQASRCITQWRGERGAKSLAKWRATARESGKQSRRVRFPEVGEALSTKQVAALLATADLAMVLHEDREAGSEPLATAALPESGSVVLVVGPEGGVSPEELAAFAEAGARPYRLGHSVLRTSTAGTAATAVLLARTGRWG, from the coding sequence ATGACGGCCCCCGTGTTCGTGGTCGAAGAGGTCCCCGCGGGGCCGGAGTTCGTGCTGGACGGCCCCGAGGGGCGGCACGCCGTGTCCGTGAAGCGGCTGGCTCCGGGCGAGGACGTGGTCCTCACCGACGGGCGGGGCCGCTGGGCGGAGGGCGTGGTCAAGGCGGCCGAGGGCAAGGACCGCCTGGTGGTCATGGACCTGCACGAGATCCGGGAGGAGCCGGAGCCGGCCGTGCGGATCACGGTGGTGCAGGCGCTGCCCAAGGGCGACCGGGGCGAGGTCGCCGTGGAGACGATGACGGAGACCGGGGTCGACGCCATCGTGCCGTGGCAGGCCTCCCGGTGCATCACCCAGTGGCGCGGCGAGCGCGGGGCCAAGTCCCTGGCCAAGTGGCGGGCCACCGCCCGGGAGTCGGGCAAGCAGTCGCGCCGGGTCCGTTTCCCGGAGGTCGGCGAGGCGCTGTCCACCAAGCAGGTAGCCGCGCTGCTGGCCACCGCCGATCTGGCCATGGTGCTTCACGAGGACCGCGAGGCGGGCTCGGAGCCGCTGGCGACGGCCGCCCTCCCCGAGTCGGGCTCGGTGGTCCTGGTGGTCGGCCCCGAGGGCGGGGTCTCCCCGGAGGAACTGGCCGCCTTCGCGGAGGCGGGCGCCCGCCCGTACCGCCTGGGCCACAGCGTCCTGCGCACCTCGACGGCGGGCACGGCGGCCACCGCCGTCCTGCTGGCGCGCACGGGGCGCTGGGGGTAG